A stretch of DNA from Mesorhizobium onobrychidis:
CACGATGACTTTCAAAAAAAAATGGAAAATACTAGGCTGATCCCACGCAGCCGCATGAGAGCCACGAATCCGCATGGCCTATCTCGACAACATCGCCGTTTTCGTCCGTGTCGTCGAACTTGGCAATCTGTCGGCGGCGGGCCGCGACATGCGCATCTCGCCGGCGGTCGCCTCCAACCGCATCAAGGAGCTCGAGAAGCATCTCGGTGTCAGGCTGTTCAACCGCACGACGCGGCAGCTGATGCCGACCGAGCATGGCACGGTGTTCTACTCCGGCGCCAAGCAGGTGCTTGAGGCGGTCACCGAGGCGGAAGCCGCGGTCAGCGCTTTGTCCGGCCAGCCGCGCGGCACCATCAAGGTGACAGCGCCACTCGGCCTTGGCCGGCGGCTGGTGGCGTCGGGAATCCCCGATTTCCATGACAAATACCCTGACATCGAGGTGCGGCTGAGGCTTTCAGACCACAATGTCGACATCATGAAGGAAGGCATCGATGTCGCCTTCCGGCTGGGCATCATCGAGGATTCCAGCCTCAGAATGCGCGGCATCATGGAATGCGAGCGGGTGCTGGTGGCGGCGCCGAAATATCTGGAGGCGCGCGGCGAACCGACCGAACCGCAGGACCTGATCGGCAAGAAGCACGACTGCCTGATGCTGCGCTATTCCGGCGCGCGTGAATATGTGTGGACGCTGCAGACGGCCGACGGCCCGCGGAAATTCGAAGTGCACGGGCCCTATGACACCGACGATGGCGACGTGCTGACCGGCTGGGCGCTGTCGGGCCGCGGCATCATCAACAAGCCGCGCTTCGAGGTGGAGCCGTTCATCCGCGACCAGCGGCTGAAGGTGATCCTGCCCGACACGCCGCCGACACCGGTGCAGTTCGCCGCCGTCTATCCGCACAAGAAGCTGCAGGACCCCAAGGTGCGGCTGCTGCTCGACTTCATGGCCGAGCGTTGCCAACGGCTGATCAAGGATATTCTGGCAGGTATATGATGCGTGGCTCGAACGATGGTGGGAACAGCGCCACGATGCATCTCGCCGTTTCGTTGGCTCAGGGAGAGGCTCCTTCCGGCGTGCAGGCCGACGCCGGTCTGGATTTCAGCCTTCTGGCCCGATTCGTGCAAAAGGCCGAAGCAGCTGGGCTGGACATGGTGCTGCTTGCCGATTCCGCGCCGGTTGCAGGCGGCGACGCATGGAGCCGGCAGGTGCCCTTCGAAGCGACGACCCTGCTGGCGGCGCTGGCGACGGTGACCAGCAGGATCGGCCTCGTCGCCGCGGCGTCGACGGTCGCCCACCAGCCCTACAATCTGGCGCGCCGTTTCGCCTCGCTTGACATCATCAGCCATGGTCGTGCCGGCTGGAACGCGACCATGGTTCCGGATCCGCGCGAGGCGGCCAATTTCAGCCGGCCAGAGGGTTTTTCCCGCGACGATTTTCGCCGTCGCGCGGAGGAATTCATCGGCATCGTTCAAGGCTTGTGGCGCGGCTGGGATGCGGATGCCCTGCTGTTTGACAAAAGCGGCGGCCGCTTCTTCGACCCTGAAAAGATGCACCTGCTCGACCACAAGGGAGAGTTTTTCTCTGTGCGCGGGCCACTGAACGTTGCACGCTCGCCGCAGGATACGCCGGTGCTCGTCATGTCAGGCCTATCGGAGCACGACATGGAGATCGCCGCCCGCTTCGCCGATGTCATCCTGTTGGACGAGCCGTTGGACGCGAAGGCCGACGATCTGAAGCGTCGCGCGCTTGGGTTTGGGCGCAGTCCGGGCGAGATAAAGGTGCTGATGAACGTCGCGCCGGGTGCTGAAACGGCAGCCGGGCCAGACGTGATCGCGGACAGGCTCGAAGAGCCCTTCCGATCGAAAAGCTGCGACGGTTTCAATATACTCATGCCGCCGGTGCTGTCTGTGCTCGACGATTTCGTCGGTCTCGTGCTGCCGGAGCTTCGTCGCCGCGGCCTTCTCCGGTCGGATTATCCCGGCGCGACGCTGCGCTCCCATCTCGGACTGGCCGGGGAGGAGGAACAATGACCGCCCATCGACGGCAGATGAAGCTCGGCGCCTTTCTGTGGGCAACAGGCCACCACATCGCCGCATGGCGCCATCCGCAGGCGCATGTGAAGGCGGGGGTCGACATCGATCATTACATCCGGCTGGCGCGGACGGCGGAGGCGGCGAAATTCGATATGCTCTTCTGCGAGGACGCCGCCGGCGTGCGCGAGGCGGATGTCAACATCGCCAGCCAGACGTCACGTTCGATCGGTTTCGAACCGATCAGCCTGCTTGCGGCTCTCGCGGTCCAGACCAGTCACATCGGTCTCGTCTCCACGGCATCGACGAGCCACAACGAGCCTTACGGGCTGGCGCGGACCTTCTTGTCGCTCGACCATCTGAGCGGCGGGCGCGCCGGCTGGAATCTCGTCACCTCCGCCAGCCACATTGAAGCCGCCAATTTCGGCGCGACCGGCCTGCGCCCGCATGCGGACCGTTACGAGCGGGCGCGTGAGTTCGCCGAAATCGTTACCGGACTTTGGCACGGCAAGCTCGATGGGGCTTCCGGATCCGGTCACGACGGCCAGTGCTTTTCGGTTCGCGACCCGCTCGATCTGCCGCGCTCGCCGCAAGGCGCACCGGTCATGGTTCAGGCCGGCGCCTCGGATGTCGGCCGGGACCTTGCCGCCCGCACCGCCGATGTGGTGTTCACGGCGGCCCAGACCTTCGAGGAAGCAAAGGCCTTTTATGGTGATCTCAAGGGGCGACTGGCGGCTTATGGGCGCGGGCCGGACGACATCAAGATCATGCCGGGCGTTGCCCCCGTGGTGGCAGAAACGGAATCGGAAGCCCGCGAGAAATATGAGGAACTGCAGGAGCTCATCCCCGACGATGTCGGCGTCGCGCTGCTTTCCAGTTATCTCAGCATTTCCGATCTGTCACGCTATCCCATCGATGGACCGTTGCCGGAGCTGCCGGCCAGCGAAGGCATGCAGAGCCGGCAGGCGCTGGTCATCGAGCAGTCGCGCCGGGACAACCTCTCCATCCGGCAGCTTGCGCGTCACTTCGCCGGCGCGCGCGGCCACTGGCGCATCGTCGGCACGCCGGCCCAGATCGCCGACGAGCTCGAAGCACGGTTCGAGGGCGGCGCCGCAGACGGTTTCAACGTCATGCCATCTTATTTTCCCGGCGAACTCGACGCCTTTGCCGCGCTCGTTGTGCCGGAGCTGCAGCGGCGCGGCCTGTTCCGCACAGAGTACGAAGGCCGCACCTCGCGCGAGCATCTCGGCTTGAAACGACCGGCATGACGCGCCTCAGCCGACGTCCATCATTCGGGCGGTTCCGGACACTCTAATCGAGCTGCCCGCTACAAGCGCAATGTCGGCATGCAGACGCGAGCGCATGCCCATATCCTCGCCCTGCACGATATCGATGGCGCCGCCATGCGGCCAGCCGATGTCGCGCAGATAGCCGGCGAAGGCCGCGGTCGAGGCCCCCGTCGCTGGATCTTCATAGACGCCGCCGGATGCGAACGGATTGCGGGTGTGGAAGAGACGCGGCGTTTCGGCATGGGCGAGCTGGATCGTGACCAAGCCTTCGCGGCGCATCAGCGCCTGGCCGATTTTCAGGTCATAAGTCATGGCAGCCAGCGCGTTGCGCGAATTCAGCGCCAGCACAAGGTGGTCCGCACCGCCATGGATCAATGCCGGCGGTATGGCCGGATCGAGATCGCCGGCCGAATAACCGAACAGCGCCAGCGCCTCTGCGATGAGCTTCTGCGGAGCCGGTTTGCTGTGCGTCCACGGCGACTGCAACGCGGCGGCAATGTTCGTGCCGTTACGGAAACCCTCGACGGTTATCCTCGCCCGGTTAAAGATCAACGCAAAAACGCCATCGCCAAATTGCCGGACCAGCGCCGCGCCCAGGGCGATCGTGGCGTGCCCGCAGAAAGGAACTTCGGACTCCGGCGAAAAATAGCGGACCCGCCAGCCGTTACCCTCGGGCGCGGCAAAGGCAGTTTCCGAAAATCCGACCTCCGCCGCGATGCTCTGCATTTCGGCGGCATCGGGCAAGACGTCGCCTATGACGACCCCCGCAGGATTGCCGCCGGTGTCTCCATCCGAAAAAGCCGCGAATCTCAGTACGTGCATCTGGCCCGCCTTCTGTTTGCAAGGCATGCAGGTTGCAAGGCATGCAGGAAACACCTTCCTGGGCCTTTTGAGAAACGAAGAAAGCGAGGTGCAGCTGTGACCGTTGATCACATCGTCAAGAAGCGTTAGCCGGCCATCGCCTTGCTGTGAGAGGCTGGCGCGGCGCGGCTGATGCCGTGGCATGCGCGACCAGTGCCGTCATGATCTCGGCGGCGGCGAGCGCCGCGATCACCTGCGGGCGCTTATCCTTGACCGCATCGCCGCCGATCGGCGAGACGAGGCGGTCAAGTTCCGCCTCGCTGCCATCCGCCGACTTCAGGAACCAGCTCCTGAACGTCGCCTTTTTGGTCTTCGAACCGATCATGCCGACATAGGCGGCATCCCGGCGTTTCAGCGCCTCGGCGACGATCAGGAAATCCAGCGCGTGGTCGTGGGTGAGGACGACGAAGGCAGCCCCGGCAGGCGCATTCCGCACCATCGACTCCGGCATAGGCGTCAGGCTGGTTTCGACCGTGTCCGGCATGCCGTCCAGCGCCTCGGCACGCGTCTCGACAACGACGACATGTACCGGCAGCAAGGCCGCCGCAGATGCCAGCGCCTGGCCGACATGACCGCCGCCGAAGATGTAGACGTGCGGCAGCTGCGCTTCCTCGGCTTCCGCCGCCGCAACCAGCTCTCGCGCCAGCGCCGCGTCGACCAGCCGGATCAGCACCTCGACCCTGCCGCCGCAGCATTGGCCGATTTCCGGCCCGAGCGCGATGTCGAGGGTGGCGCGGATATCCCTCCCCCTCGAGGGGAGGGAGGCGGCGAAGCCGTCGGGTGGGGTCGCCGCGGCAGTGCTCGACGCTCTGGCGGTGCCTTCTGAGACGACCCCCTCCGGCCGCTTCGCGGCCATCTCCCCCGCAAGGGGGGAGAAAAGCAGCTGCCGCGCCTTGTCGATCGCCATGTATTCGAGCTGGCCGCCGCCGATCGTGCCAAAAATCGCCGCGCCCGAGACGAGCATGAAGGCGCCCTTCTCGCGTGGCGTCGAGCCCTTTGTCCCGGCCACCTCGACCAGGGCGACCCGGCCGGCGCGCGCAAGAAAGGCCTTCAGGCTTTGCACTTTCGCGTTCATCATTCGCATTCCCTATCGGGAAATATAGAGTTTTTCGGCCTGAATTGCACGCTCCGAGGCTGGGTTCACGTGCCGACCTTGGCTTCCCGCTTCAGCCGTTCGATCGCCATCAGCACCCGCTCCGGCGTCGCCGGTGGGTCGAGGCGCGGGCAGATCCGGTGGTCGGCAACGCTTGCCACCGCATCCGACAGCGCATGCAGCACCGACATGCCGAGCGGGAGCGGCGGCTCGCCGACCGCCTTGGAGCGGTGCACCGTCGGCTCGTGTGCCTCAGGCCAGTCGGCCAGCGTCACGTTGAATATCTTCGGCCGATCCGAGGCGAGCGGAATCTTGTAGGTCGACGGCGCATGGGTGCGCAGCCGGCCCTTGTCGTCCCACCACAATTCCTCCGTCGTCAGCCAGCCCATGCCTTGGATGAAGCCGCCCTCGACCTGGCCGAGGTCGATGGCGCGGTTCAGCGAGCGGCCGGTCTCGTGCAGGATGTCGGTGCGCTCGACCATGTATTCGCCGGTCAGCGTGTCGACTGAGACTTCCGAGCACGAGGCGCCATAGGCGAAATAATAGAAGGGGCGACCCTCGCCCTTGTCACGGTCCCAGTGAATTTTCGGCGTCTTGTAGAAGCCCGCCGCCGAAAGCTGGATGCGCGCCATGTAGGCCTGCCTGACAAGGTCGGCGAAGGCGATCTCCTGATTGCCGATGCGCACCCGGTTGGGCAGGAATAGCACCTGGTCGCGCGGCACCTGGTATTTTTCGGCGGCGAAATTGGTCAGCCGCTCCTTGATCTGCCGGGCGGCGTTCTGCGCCGCCATGCCGTTGAGGTCGGAGCCGGAAGAGGCGGCGGTCGCCGAGGTGTTCGGCACCTTGCCCGTTGTCGTCGCGGTGATCTTGACCTGGTCGAGGTCGATCTGGAATTCTTCCGCCACCACCTGCGCCACCTTGACGTAGAGGCCCTGCCCCATTTCGGTGCCGCCATGGTTCAGATGCACCGACCCGTCGGTGTAGACATGCACCAGTGCGCCGGCCTGATTGTAGTGCGTGGCGGTGAACGAGATGCCGAACTTGACCGGTGTCAGCGCCAGCCCGCGCTTGATGAAGCGGCTGTTGGCGTTGAAGGCTTCAATGGTGCGGCGGCGCCTCGCATAGTCGCAACTCGCCTCCAATTCGGCGACGATGCGGTGGATGATGTTATCCTCGACCGTCTGGTGGTATGGCGTGACGTTGCGGTCGCTTGTGCCATAAAAGTTCTTCTTACGAATCTCGAGCGCGTCCTTGCCGACGGCAAAGGCGACCTCTTCGATGACACGCTCGGCCCCGACCATGCCTTGCGGACCGCCGAAGCCTCGGAAGGCGGTGTTCGACACGGTGTTGGTGTAGAGCGGTGCCGATTGCGCATGCACAGCCGGCCAGAAATAGGTGTTGTCGCAGTGGAACAGCGCGCGGTCGGTGACCGGGCCGGAGAGATCCGCCGAGAAGCCGCAACGCGCCGCGAACATGAAATCGACACCGAGAATATTGCCCTCGTCGTCGAAGCCGACCTCGTAGTCGACAAGGAAATCGTGCCGCTTGCCGGTGGCGATCATGTCGTCGTCACGGTCGGGCCGGATTTTGACGGCACGATGGTGTTTTTTCGCAGCAATCGCCGCGAGCGCGGCAAACTGGTTGCCTTGCGTTTCCTTGCCGCCGAAGCCGCCGCCCATCCGGCGGATCTCCACCGTCACCGCATGGCTCGGCACCCCGAGCGCATGGCTGACCATGTGCTGGATTTCGCTCGGGTGCTGGGTCGAGGAATAAATCGTGACGTCCTGATCCTCGCCGGGAACGGCCATGGCGATCTGGCCTTCGAGATAAAAATGGTCCTGGCCGCCGATGCGCATTTTTCCCTTTAGCCGGCGCGGCGCCGCGTTGATCGCAGCGGCGGCATCGCCGCGCCTCAGCGTCAGCGGCGGCGTGACCAGCTTGTCTTTACGGGGATCGAGCGCGCCGATGTCGGCGATGAAGGGCAATTCCCGGTATTCGACCTTGGCCAGTCTCGTCGCGCGGCGCGCCTGCTCGCGGGTTTCGGCAATGACGCAGAAGATCGGCTGGCCGAAAAATTGCACCTTGCCGTCGGCCAGCACCGGTTCATCGTGACGGCCGGTCGGCGAAATGTCGTTTTCGCCCGGCACGTCACTGGCCGTCAGCACGTCGACGACACCGGGCGCTGCGCGCACCGCCGACAGGTCCATGCTGGTGATGCTGGCATGCGTGGCCGTCGAAAGCCCGAGGCAGCCATGCAGCGTGCCGGCCAATTCCGGCATGTCGTCGATATAGACGGCCGTGCCGCGGACATGCTTGCGCGCCGAATCATGGCGCTGGTCGGTGGCAATGCCACCGGAGATTTTTTGCGCCTTGAGGTTTGGAGCGTGCTTGGTCATCACGCCGCCTCGTGGCGCGATACCTGGATCGGCGCCTTGGTGCCGCTGGTCTCGGCAAAGAAGCGCAGCAGCAGGTTACGCGCCGCCAGCGCCCGGTATTCGGCCGAAGCGCGCATGTCGGTCAGCGGGGTGAAGTCTTTGGCGTACTCGGCCATCGCCGCCTCGACCGTCGCCTCCGTCCAAGGCCTGCCGAGCAGCGCCTTTTCCACGCCGAAAGCCCGCTTGGGCGTTGCCGCCATGCCGCCATAGGCGATGCACACATCCGCCACGGTGCCGTCCCTGGCCAGCGTCAGCAGGAACGCGCCAAGTGCTGCGGTGATGTCCTCGTCACGGCGCTTGGTGATCTTGTAGACGGCGAATTTGGTGTCCCTGGCTGGCACTGGGACATGCACGGCTTCGACGAATTCGCCCGGCTGCCGATCCTGCTTGCCATAGGCGATGAAAAAATCCTCGAGCGGGATCGTCCGCCGCTTGTTGCCCCGGCGCAGCGTCAGCCGCGCGCCGAGCGCGATCAGCGGCGGCGGCGTGTCGCCGATCGGCGAGCCGTTGGCGATGTTGCCGCCGATCGTGCCCATATTGCGCACCTGATCGCCGCCAATGCGATCGAACAGCGGGCCCAGCGCTGGGATGCGTTTCGCTAGCGTCGAGAAGGCTTCTGTATAGGTGACACCAGCACCGATCGAGATGATGCCCTTGTCCTCGGAAATCCCGCACAGCCCGTCGAGATTGCCGATGAAGATCGCCGGCGCAATATCGCGCATATGCTTGGTTACCCACAGGCCGACATCGGTCGAACCGGCAACGATGGTGGCGCCCGGCTCGTTGTCGAGCACGGCGGCGAGATCGTCGGCATTAGCCGGCACGACCAGCCGCTGGTTGCCGGCGCCGATCTCGATGCGAGCACCGTCTTTCATGGCCGCGAGTTTCTCTGCGATCGCCTTGCGCTCCGCCGCCAGCGGGTCCTTCGCCGCCTTGCCGTAGCTGGAGATGGCGCGAGCGGCGTGCACAATCGCCTCATAGCCGGTACAGCGGCAGAGATTGCCTTGCAACGCCTTTTCTATTGCGGCATCCGAAGGCTCAGGCGACCGCATCCACAGGGCATAAAGCGACATGACAAAGCCCGGGGTGCAGAAGCCGCATTGCGAGCCGTGGAAATCGACCATCGCCTGCTGCACCGGATGCAGTTTATCGCCGTCGCCGCGCAGATGCTCGACGGTCACGACATGTGTGCCGTCGAGCGAGCCGAGGAAGCGGATGCAGGCATTGACGCTTTCATAGACCAGCCGACCGGCCGGAAGCCTTCCAACCAGCACCGTGCAGGCGCCGCAATCACCCTCGGCGCAACCTTCCTTGGTGCCGCGCAGCGCGCGGCTGAGCCGCAGCCAGTCGAGCAAGGTCTCGGCGGGCGCCACCGTGGTCAGCGCAACATCCTCGCCATTGAGAATAAAACGTATCTCGCTGCGTGTCGTGATCTTGGCCATGCCTCAGCTCCCCCGATAGGTCGAATAGCCGTAGGGCGAGACGAGCAGCGGCACATGATAGTGCACCGGCTCGGCCATGCCGAAGCGGATCGGCACGTTGTCGAGGAAGGCCGGTTCCGGCAGCCTCAACCCCTGCCGGCGCAGATAGTCGCCGGCCGCGAAGACCAGCTCGTATTCGCCGGTGCGGAATTCCGCGTCGGCAAGCAGCGGCGCGTCACAGCGGCCGTCGGCATTGGTGACCGCCGTCTTCAGATGCGTCCGCATGTCGCCATCGATGCGGTAAAGCTCGATCGACAGGCCTGCCGCTGGCTTGCCGGTCGCGGTGTCGAGGACATGGGTCGTCAGACGTCCGCCTTCGGCTTTCGACGTTTCCGCCACTGGCTGCTCCCATACAGTCGAACATGTTTGACGAATTGTGCGCCAATTAAAGGCGATGCATAAGTCCCGGTCGAGCGGAGTGCTGCAAAAACACTTTCAAAAATTTTCGGGGGAATGCGCAAGCGGCGCTTTCGACTATCCTGATCACACTATCCGGCAGGAGCGACAATGCGTTACGAACGAGACATGCGCGGCTACGGCGCCAATCCGCCGGATCCGAAATGGCCCGGCGGGGCGCATGTGGCGGTGCAGTTCGTCGTCAATTACGAGGAAGGCGGCGAAAACTGCGTCCTGCATGGCGACAAGGCTTCGGAGGCATTCCTGTCCGAGATCGTCGGCGCCGCACCCTGGCCCGGCCAGCGTCACTGGAACATGGAATCGATCTACGAATATGGAGCGCGTGCCGGCTTCTGGCGATTGCTGCGCCTGTTCACCGAGGCTGAGGTGCCGGTCACCTGCTATGGCGTCGCCACCGCGCTGGCGCGTTCGCCCGACCAGGTAGCGGCGATGCAGGAGGCCGGCTGGGAAATCGCCTCGCACGGGCTGAAATGGATCGACTACCGCGACCATGCGCCGGAGGACGAGCGCCGCGACATGGAAGCGGCGATCCAGCTGCACCACGAGGTGACCGGGGCACGGCCGACCGGCTGGTACACCGGCCGCACGTCGATCAACACCGTGCGGCTGGCGGCGGATGAAGGTGGCTTCGACTATGTGTCGGACACCTATGACGACGAGTTGCCATACTGGTTCGAGCATGACGGGTCGGACGGGTCGATAATGCCGCAGCTCATCATCCCCTATACGCTCGACGCCAACGACATGCGCTTCGCCACGCCGCAAGGCTTCAACTCGGGCGACCAGTTCTTCGCCTATCTCAGGGATAGTTTCGACACGCTCTATGCCGAGGGCAAGGCAGGACGGCCGCGCATGATGAATATCGGCCTGCACTGCCGCCTCGTCGGGCGCCCCGGTCGGGTCGCGGCGCTCAAGCGCTTTGTCGACTACGTCAGATCGCACGACAAGGTCTGGCTGGCGCGGCGCATCGACATCGCAAGGCACTGGCAAGAGACCCATCCGTTCCGGCTGCCACCGCTGCGCCCATCGAAAATGGAATTCGAGGCCTTCGCCCAGGCTTTCGGCGGCATATTCGAGCATTCGCCGTGGATCGCCGAGCGCGCCCACGGGCTGGAGCTCGGCCCGGCGCATGACAGCGCTGGCGGCCTGCACAATGCACTGTGCCGCGTCTTTCGCGCGGCGAGCGAGGCCGAGCGGCTCTCCGTGCTCAACGCCCATCCCGACCTTGCCGGAAAACTGGCGCAGGCCAAGCGGCTGACGGCGGAATCGACGAGGGAACAGGCTTCCGCCGGGCTCGACGCGCTGACCGACAAGGAGCGCGAGCTGTTCTCCAAGCTCAATGGCGCCTACGTCACCAATTTCGGCTTCCCGTTCATCATCGCGGTGAAAGGCAAGACCAAGGCGGAAATCCTGGCGGAGTTCGAGGCGCGCATCGGCAACAGCCACGACGTTGAATTCGAAACCGCCTGCAAACAGGTCGAGCGCATCGCGCTGCTTCGCCTCAAGGACATTCTTCCGCAATAAGCTTTGGCTTCCGCAATAGGCTCTAAACTGATGGATATGATGAAAATGGCCGACCGAACCTATTACGCGCCGCAGGGCGGCCACCCTGGCCAGAGTGAGCTGCTGACCGGCCGCGCTGTCTTCACCGAGGCCTATGCCGTCATTCCCCGGGGCGTGATGCAGGACATCGTCACCAGCGCCTTGCCATTCTGGGATAAGACCCGCGTCTGGGTGCTGTCGCGGCCCCTGTCCGGCTTTGCCGAGACGTTTTCGCAGTACATCGTCGAGGTCGCGCCCGGCGGCGGCAGCGACCGGCCGGAACCGGATGGCGGCGCCGAGGGCGCCTTGTTCGTGGTCGAGGGCGAGCTGACCGTCTTGCTCGCCGGCAAAAAGCATGTGCTTAGGCCGGGCGGGTTTGCTTTCCTGCCGCCGGCAAGCGGATGGACCGTTCGCAACGAGAGCAGTGCCGCCGTCCGCTTCCACTGGATCCGAAAAGCCTACGAACCTGTCGAGGGAATGGATACGCTGCAAGCCTTCTTCACCAACGAACAAGATGTCGCACCGAGCCCGATGCCCGGCACCGATGGCCGGTGGGCGACGACCCGCTTCGTCGATCCTGAAGACATGCGCCACGACATGCATGTCACCATCGTCACGCTTGAGCCGGGCGCGGTCATCCCCTTCGCCGAAACCCACGTCATGGAGCACGGCCTCTATGTGCTGGAAGGCAAGGCGGTCTATCGCCTCAACCAGGACTGGGTCGAGGTCGAGGCCGGCGACTATATGTGGCTGCGGGCCTTCTGTCCGCAGGCCTGCTATGCCGGCGGTCCGGGCCAGTTCCGCTACCTGCTCTACAAGGACGTCAACCGACATGCCAAGCTTGGCGGCGCCGGCGTCGCGAGACGCGCGCCATGACCCGCATCATCGCGCGGCCGCTGACCCGCGAAAATTTTGCCGAGTTCGGCGACGTCATCGATATGGGCGGCGACAATCATTATCCGATCAATGGCGGCAGAGCGGAACGCTACCATGACCTCGCCACCGTCGAAGCGCAGGGGCCGAATGCACGCGTGCTGATCTCCATGGTGCGCGGCACGCCCTACGATTTTCCGCTGAAGCTGACCATGGTCGAGCGCCACCCGATCGGCAGCCAGGCTTTCATCCCGCTGTCGCCACGGCCGTTCCTGGTCATCGTTTGCCATGATGGCGACGAAGGTCCGGGCGAGCCGCACGCCTTCATCACCGCGCCCGGGCAAGGCGTCAACTATCCGCGCAATCGGTGGCACGGCGTGCTGACGCCGATCGGCGAGGCCCAGGATTTTCTCGTCGTCGACCGCGGCGGCGACGGCTCCAATCTCGAAGAGTGCCATTTCTCGCACGCTTACGAGATCGATCTCCCCAATGGGACCGCATGATGGCCGACGTCTCGCTGATAGACCGCCTGCTCGACGTCATCGAGCACGACATCGTGCCGAAGACGGCCGAAGGTGTCGCCCACGGCAACAAGCTGTTCGGCGCGGCGATCCTGCGCAAGGACGACCGCTCGCTGGTGCTCGCCGAAACCAACAACGAGACGGAGAACCCGCTCTGGCATGGCGAGGTGCACTGCCTGAAGCGCTTCTACGAAATGCCGAAGGCCGAGCGCGTCGACACCAAGGACGCGATGTTCCTCGCCACGCATGAACCCTGCTCTCTCTGCCTGTCGGCGATCACCTGGACCGGCTTCGACAATTTCTACTATCTGTTTTCGCATGAGGATTCGCGCGACAGCTTCGCCATCCCTCACGACCTGAAGATCCTGAAAGAAGTCTTCACCCTCGACCCCGGCGGTTACAATGCCGAGAACGCCTATTGGAAGAGCTTTTCGATCCGCCGACTGGTGCGGTCGCTGCCCGAGACCGAGCGCCTGCGGCTGGAAACGCGGATCGGCAAAATCGCCGCACACTATGACGAATTGTCCGGCGCCTATCAGGCGAGCAAGGACGAAAACGACATTCCGCTGAGTTGAATGCTGCAAAGTTCAACACTTGAAACGCCCCCTTTATGGTGGCATACGGTGTTATGGAGAAACGCAGACCCACTTACGATCTTGATGCAATCAAGGCCGAGTTGGGTTCTGTCGACACGCTGGCAATCACGACGTCCGCCCTGCGGGATGTCACTACAGCGCCGCGCGTCCTTTAGGACGCGCAAGGACGCTGTAGCACTTTGATTTTGCGCATGATCCTTTCCGAAAACCGATTTCGGTTTTCGGGGTCATGCGCTGCGCTCGGCTTCGATCGCGCCGGTATAGTCGAGGTGATCGGCGGCATCACGCGAAAAATGTTTGTAAAGTCGATGACGACATTCGCCGACCATCGTGCCTGGCAAGATGTCTATCACGTGCCAGCACGCGACCTGATTCTCTACGTGAAATTTCAGGCGGACGTGGTGACCGAATTCACAGTCATGTCGTTCAAGGAAAAGTAACTATGGCGACGAAAGAAAATAATGAAACGAATACCATGATCTCCCCCGAAACAGGAGAAACGCTGACGCGTGGAGTGCGTCCGTTCACTGTGACTTACAAGGGCGAGAGCATGATCGTCGATCTGCCGGGGTATTATCCCCCGTCGGGAGGTGAGGGCGTTCATGTCGGAGACGACATGACTGTCGTCGACGCAGCGCTCCGCATCCTCAAAGAAAAGATCGACGGCGTTCCAGCACCG
This window harbors:
- a CDS encoding LLM class flavin-dependent oxidoreductase produces the protein MTAHRRQMKLGAFLWATGHHIAAWRHPQAHVKAGVDIDHYIRLARTAEAAKFDMLFCEDAAGVREADVNIASQTSRSIGFEPISLLAALAVQTSHIGLVSTASTSHNEPYGLARTFLSLDHLSGGRAGWNLVTSASHIEAANFGATGLRPHADRYERAREFAEIVTGLWHGKLDGASGSGHDGQCFSVRDPLDLPRSPQGAPVMVQAGASDVGRDLAARTADVVFTAAQTFEEAKAFYGDLKGRLAAYGRGPDDIKIMPGVAPVVAETESEAREKYEELQELIPDDVGVALLSSYLSISDLSRYPIDGPLPELPASEGMQSRQALVIEQSRRDNLSIRQLARHFAGARGHWRIVGTPAQIADELEARFEGGAADGFNVMPSYFPGELDAFAALVVPELQRRGLFRTEYEGRTSREHLGLKRPA
- the xdhC gene encoding xanthine dehydrogenase accessory protein XdhC, with protein sequence MNAKVQSLKAFLARAGRVALVEVAGTKGSTPREKGAFMLVSGAAIFGTIGGGQLEYMAIDKARQLLFSPLAGEMAAKRPEGVVSEGTARASSTAAATPPDGFAASLPSRGRDIRATLDIALGPEIGQCCGGRVEVLIRLVDAALARELVAAAEAEEAQLPHVYIFGGGHVGQALASAAALLPVHVVVVETRAEALDGMPDTVETSLTPMPESMVRNAPAGAAFVVLTHDHALDFLIVAEALKRRDAAYVGMIGSKTKKATFRSWFLKSADGSEAELDRLVSPIGGDAVKDKRPQVIAALAAAEIMTALVAHATASAAPRQPLTARRWPANAS
- a CDS encoding LysR family transcriptional regulator — protein: MAYLDNIAVFVRVVELGNLSAAGRDMRISPAVASNRIKELEKHLGVRLFNRTTRQLMPTEHGTVFYSGAKQVLEAVTEAEAAVSALSGQPRGTIKVTAPLGLGRRLVASGIPDFHDKYPDIEVRLRLSDHNVDIMKEGIDVAFRLGIIEDSSLRMRGIMECERVLVAAPKYLEARGEPTEPQDLIGKKHDCLMLRYSGAREYVWTLQTADGPRKFEVHGPYDTDDGDVLTGWALSGRGIINKPRFEVEPFIRDQRLKVILPDTPPTPVQFAAVYPHKKLQDPKVRLLLDFMAERCQRLIKDILAGI
- a CDS encoding PhzF family phenazine biosynthesis protein, which produces MHVLRFAAFSDGDTGGNPAGVVIGDVLPDAAEMQSIAAEVGFSETAFAAPEGNGWRVRYFSPESEVPFCGHATIALGAALVRQFGDGVFALIFNRARITVEGFRNGTNIAAALQSPWTHSKPAPQKLIAEALALFGYSAGDLDPAIPPALIHGGADHLVLALNSRNALAAMTYDLKIGQALMRREGLVTIQLAHAETPRLFHTRNPFASGGVYEDPATGASTAAFAGYLRDIGWPHGGAIDIVQGEDMGMRSRLHADIALVAGSSIRVSGTARMMDVG
- a CDS encoding LLM class flavin-dependent oxidoreductase, whose protein sequence is MHLAVSLAQGEAPSGVQADAGLDFSLLARFVQKAEAAGLDMVLLADSAPVAGGDAWSRQVPFEATTLLAALATVTSRIGLVAAASTVAHQPYNLARRFASLDIISHGRAGWNATMVPDPREAANFSRPEGFSRDDFRRRAEEFIGIVQGLWRGWDADALLFDKSGGRFFDPEKMHLLDHKGEFFSVRGPLNVARSPQDTPVLVMSGLSEHDMEIAARFADVILLDEPLDAKADDLKRRALGFGRSPGEIKVLMNVAPGAETAAGPDVIADRLEEPFRSKSCDGFNILMPPVLSVLDDFVGLVLPELRRRGLLRSDYPGATLRSHLGLAGEEEQ